One region of Epilithonimonas zeae genomic DNA includes:
- a CDS encoding RagB/SusD family nutrient uptake outer membrane protein, with protein MIKFNKKIVLGAVFFSICLNSCNEILDEQPRSNYTVDYFNTADGVNAGVTSLYRSLRLLYGNGYFMSNCQNGTDESTWAQSADGNFKELDMSGQGNINAATFPTSMVWGSMFPYINTANGIIERGPKFNVPESLVSEARFFRAYDYFLLVQTYGGVPLDLGAGELALNTNAVTTSKRNTVPEVYTRAIFPDLKKAIDNLPVSPRVTGGVTKNVARLFLAKAYLTYGWWLQNPNNIPTYPETSRTDPDGHNADWYFQQAYDTAMTGINNPGSYSLQPTFYDVNVGTNDRNSECMLYADHTQASAFYNESDPVGFGSGWAPDNFAAWMQTWNYTNLKSSSSATTWTAVSSVQRAATQPLGRPWVRMAPPIGVIKNTFQDKTTDSRYDGTFVTAYRGNWDKAGVTNSVLYNANSLPVSTGGVILSFLNDDTQTPSYPSDAGQNGVGAGTLPGRADWVIAPNGISRIVYPGLWKIGTYRTDDPNGLGYPNAGLTRPFNVAKFSEFYFIAAEAAVKGASGTKSARELINVIRARAGKWRFNNAQNTAFVADNSAAMVAATPAVINIDYILAERSREYYGEFYRWYDLVRTQKWGEYAAQYQIGGVAYGNHTPQTVNRTIQLFHYLRPIPQGQIDAMSGATAEEKAKYQNPGYN; from the coding sequence ATGATAAAGTTTAATAAAAAAATAGTTTTAGGAGCAGTCTTCTTTTCAATTTGCTTGAACAGCTGTAACGAGATTTTGGATGAACAACCAAGATCTAACTATACTGTTGATTATTTTAACACAGCTGACGGTGTTAATGCAGGTGTCACTTCATTATATAGAAGTTTAAGACTACTATATGGCAATGGATACTTTATGAGTAATTGTCAGAATGGAACAGATGAGTCAACCTGGGCACAAAGTGCTGATGGAAATTTCAAAGAGCTTGACATGTCCGGTCAGGGTAATATTAATGCAGCTACATTTCCAACAAGTATGGTTTGGGGGTCGATGTTTCCTTATATCAATACGGCAAATGGAATTATAGAACGAGGACCGAAATTTAACGTACCTGAATCTCTAGTTTCTGAAGCAAGATTCTTTAGAGCATATGATTACTTTCTGCTCGTTCAGACTTATGGTGGTGTTCCCTTAGATTTAGGTGCTGGAGAATTAGCTCTTAATACAAATGCTGTGACAACTTCTAAAAGAAATACAGTTCCAGAAGTTTACACTAGAGCAATTTTTCCTGACCTTAAAAAAGCAATCGACAATTTACCTGTGTCACCTAGAGTGACTGGTGGTGTGACAAAAAATGTTGCAAGATTATTTTTAGCAAAAGCCTATCTTACATACGGATGGTGGTTACAAAATCCTAACAATATTCCTACTTATCCCGAAACTTCAAGGACAGACCCTGACGGTCATAATGCTGACTGGTATTTCCAACAAGCGTATGATACCGCAATGACAGGAATCAATAATCCTGGTTCATATTCACTTCAGCCAACATTTTATGATGTGAATGTAGGAACAAACGATAGAAATAGCGAGTGTATGCTGTATGCAGACCATACTCAAGCAAGTGCTTTTTACAATGAATCAGATCCTGTTGGTTTTGGTTCTGGATGGGCACCCGATAATTTCGCTGCTTGGATGCAGACTTGGAATTACACTAACCTGAAAAGCAGTAGTTCTGCGACGACTTGGACAGCGGTAAGCTCTGTGCAACGTGCAGCAACACAGCCACTAGGACGCCCTTGGGTTCGTATGGCTCCGCCGATTGGTGTAATTAAAAATACCTTCCAGGATAAAACGACAGATTCCAGATATGACGGAACTTTTGTAACTGCTTATAGAGGAAACTGGGATAAAGCAGGTGTAACGAATTCTGTGTTGTACAATGCAAACAGTCTTCCTGTATCTACAGGAGGTGTAATACTTAGTTTTTTAAATGATGACACTCAAACACCTTCTTATCCATCAGATGCTGGACAAAATGGTGTTGGTGCAGGAACTTTACCAGGTAGGGCAGATTGGGTAATTGCGCCAAACGGAATCAGTAGAATTGTATATCCGGGATTATGGAAAATAGGAACATACCGTACCGATGATCCTAATGGATTAGGCTATCCTAATGCAGGCCTCACACGTCCGTTTAATGTGGCAAAATTTTCAGAATTTTACTTCATTGCAGCTGAAGCAGCTGTAAAGGGTGCTTCTGGTACTAAGTCTGCAAGAGAACTAATTAATGTTATCCGTGCAAGAGCAGGGAAATGGAGGTTTAACAATGCGCAAAACACAGCTTTTGTAGCAGACAATAGCGCGGCAATGGTTGCTGCTACTCCTGCGGTTATCAATATTGATTATATTTTGGCGGAAAGATCAAGAGAATATTATGGTGAATTCTACAGATGGTATGATTTAGTTCGTACTCAGAAGTGGGGAGAATATGCGGCTCAGTATCAGATTGGTGGAGTTGCATATGGAAATCATACACCACAGACGGTTAATCGTACAATTCAATTATTCCATTATCTGAGACCTATACCACAAGGTCAAATAGATGCAATGAGCGGTGCGACAGCAGAAGAAAAGGCAAAATACCAAAATCCTGGTTACAATTAA
- the uxuA gene encoding mannonate dehydratase has translation MEKTWRWFGKNDKIKLQTLRQIGVEGIVSALHDIPNGEIWSFEAVNDYKNYIESHGLRWSVVESLAVSESIKYGGNDRDQLIKNYIKSLENLGKAGITTVCYNFMPVLDWARTDLFLEWEDGSSSLYFDKAKFAYFEIHILKREGAENDYTPEILQKVEELKNTLTETDNNDLIDSVIVKTQGFVNGNIKEGDLNPVEKFNNLLALYDGIDKNQLRENLKYFLEKIMPVCEEWNIQMCVHPDDPPFALLGLPRIVTNEDDIDWFLNAVDNPHNGLTFCAGSLSANLQNDVPKLAQKYAHRTKFVHLRSTNVFENGDFIEAHHLGGRGKLIDVIRVFEKENPDLPMRIDHGRLLSEDIDKGYNPGYSFLGRMLALGQIDGVMAAVNSESR, from the coding sequence ATGGAAAAAACCTGGCGTTGGTTTGGGAAAAACGATAAAATTAAATTACAGACGCTTCGACAAATTGGTGTTGAAGGGATTGTTTCTGCGTTGCATGATATTCCGAACGGAGAAATCTGGAGTTTCGAGGCTGTTAACGATTATAAAAACTATATAGAAAGTCACGGGCTACGTTGGTCTGTAGTTGAAAGCCTTGCTGTAAGCGAGTCTATCAAATACGGAGGAAACGACAGAGACCAACTGATAAAAAATTATATCAAAAGTCTTGAAAATCTTGGTAAAGCAGGCATTACAACAGTTTGTTACAACTTTATGCCGGTTCTCGACTGGGCCAGAACCGATCTTTTCCTTGAATGGGAAGACGGTTCATCGTCATTATATTTTGATAAAGCAAAATTTGCCTATTTCGAAATTCATATTCTGAAAAGAGAAGGAGCAGAAAATGATTATACTCCTGAGATTCTACAAAAAGTTGAAGAATTAAAAAATACGCTGACTGAAACTGATAACAATGATTTGATAGATTCAGTCATTGTAAAAACACAGGGATTCGTTAATGGAAATATCAAAGAGGGTGATTTAAATCCCGTAGAAAAGTTCAATAATTTATTGGCTTTATATGACGGAATTGATAAAAATCAACTTCGTGAAAATTTAAAATATTTCCTCGAAAAAATAATGCCGGTTTGCGAAGAATGGAATATTCAAATGTGTGTGCATCCGGATGACCCGCCGTTTGCTTTGCTCGGTTTACCAAGAATCGTAACCAATGAAGACGACATCGATTGGTTTTTGAACGCAGTAGATAATCCTCACAACGGATTGACGTTCTGCGCAGGTTCTTTAAGCGCCAATCTTCAGAATGATGTTCCGAAATTAGCTCAGAAATATGCCCACAGAACAAAATTTGTCCATCTAAGAAGTACCAATGTTTTTGAAAACGGAGACTTCATTGAAGCGCATCATTTAGGGGGACGAGGAAAATTAATCGACGTAATCCGGGTGTTTGAAAAAGAAAATCCGGATTTGCCAATGAGAATCGACCATGGAAGATTGTTATCGGAAGATATTGATAAAGGTTATAATCCGGGCTATTCTTTCTTAGGAAGAATGTTGGCTTTGGGACAAATCGACGGTGTGATGGCAGCTGTCAATTCTGAATCAAGATAA
- a CDS encoding SDR family oxidoreductase → MNEIFSIKDKVAVITGASGVLGGSLAKSFIEAGAKVVALGRNQETLDSRVKELTDLGGDAFAVEANVMNIESLENASKKIIEKYGKIDILLNIAGGNIPSATLSPEQSFFDMNISGWDEVTDLNINGTVYPSYVFGKVMAEQGNGSIVNISSMAAYSAITRVAGYSAAKSAITNFTQWLASDLALKFGDKIRVNAVAPGFFIGDQNRAILLNPDGSLTDRSKKVMAKTPMQRFGEVEELNGTVQFLCSDAASFITGALIPVDGGFSAFSGV, encoded by the coding sequence ATGAACGAAATATTCAGCATAAAAGATAAAGTAGCGGTCATTACAGGTGCTTCCGGCGTTTTGGGAGGAAGCCTTGCCAAAAGCTTTATCGAAGCCGGAGCAAAAGTAGTTGCCTTGGGAAGAAATCAGGAAACGCTGGATTCCCGTGTAAAGGAACTTACAGATTTAGGAGGTGATGCATTTGCCGTTGAAGCGAATGTAATGAACATCGAAAGTCTTGAAAACGCATCAAAGAAAATCATAGAAAAGTATGGTAAAATAGATATTTTGCTGAATATTGCCGGAGGAAACATTCCTTCAGCAACATTATCTCCAGAGCAGTCATTTTTCGATATGAACATCAGTGGATGGGATGAGGTAACTGATCTTAATATCAACGGAACCGTTTATCCAAGCTATGTTTTCGGAAAAGTGATGGCAGAGCAGGGAAATGGCAGTATTGTCAATATATCGTCTATGGCAGCTTATTCGGCGATTACAAGAGTAGCTGGTTATTCGGCAGCCAAATCAGCAATCACCAATTTTACACAATGGCTGGCTTCTGATTTAGCTTTAAAATTTGGAGATAAAATCCGTGTCAATGCCGTTGCTCCCGGATTTTTCATAGGAGATCAGAACCGTGCCATTTTACTGAACCCGGATGGATCTTTAACAGATAGAAGCAAAAAAGTAATGGCCAAGACACCAATGCAAAGATTCGGAGAAGTGGAGGAACTCAATGGAACAGTACAGTTTCTCTGTTCAGATGCCGCAAGCTTCATTACCGGAGCTTTAATACCTGTTGACGGTGGTTTCAGTGCATTCAGTGGCGTTTAA
- the uxaC gene encoding glucuronate isomerase yields the protein MNYFTSKIEVFGESFLLESAKAENLYFGYAEGMPIIDYHNHLEPDVISNNQNFRSPTAIWLDGDHYKWRAMRNFGIDERFISGQATNEEKFQKWAETVPYTLRNPLFHWTHLELKNSFGIKEYLSGKNADEIYSSMQDALQQPGFTPQNLLKNYKVEAICTTDDPADNLDYHKELKASNFNTTVLPSFRPDVYINIIDPQSYILNIKKLEKASGININSVSDLLNALESRINYFDEIGAKVSDHGLEYFPDTTRWNSDLEKEFSEFLKGNQLTFSNPDALCGFLLKELCKMYSDKGWVQQFHVGATRNNNSLTLKNIGANTGFDAIGEQYFAQRMSILFDELNSEGKLAKTIIYNLNPVYNEVLASLAGNFNESGIKSKVQFGAAWWFLDQLDGMQKQMNTLSNIGLISTFVGMLTDSRSFLSFSRHEYFRRLLCNMFGNEMEKGLIPDDEKWVGKIIQDICYYNAKNYFNF from the coding sequence ATGAATTATTTCACAAGCAAAATAGAAGTTTTCGGAGAATCATTTTTGCTGGAATCGGCAAAGGCGGAGAATCTCTATTTTGGCTATGCGGAAGGAATGCCGATTATCGATTATCACAATCATCTGGAGCCTGATGTCATTTCAAATAATCAGAATTTCCGTTCTCCGACAGCGATTTGGCTGGATGGTGACCATTACAAATGGCGTGCGATGCGAAATTTCGGGATTGACGAGCGATTCATTTCCGGACAGGCAACCAACGAGGAAAAATTTCAAAAATGGGCAGAAACGGTTCCTTACACGCTTCGGAATCCCTTGTTTCACTGGACACATCTGGAGCTAAAAAATTCTTTCGGGATTAAGGAATATTTGTCTGGCAAAAATGCGGACGAAATTTACAGCTCGATGCAGGATGCTTTACAGCAACCCGGCTTTACGCCACAGAATCTGCTCAAAAATTATAAAGTCGAAGCAATTTGTACAACAGATGACCCTGCTGACAATCTGGATTATCATAAAGAATTAAAAGCAAGTAACTTTAATACAACGGTTTTACCAAGCTTTCGTCCGGATGTTTACATCAACATTATTGATCCACAATCTTATATCCTCAATATTAAAAAACTTGAAAAAGCTTCAGGAATCAATATTAATTCAGTTTCAGATTTACTAAACGCGCTTGAATCCCGAATCAATTACTTTGATGAGATTGGCGCCAAAGTTTCAGACCACGGCTTAGAATATTTTCCGGACACGACCCGGTGGAATTCGGATTTAGAAAAAGAATTTTCAGAATTTCTAAAAGGTAACCAACTTACATTTTCCAATCCGGATGCGCTTTGCGGATTTCTTTTGAAAGAGCTCTGTAAAATGTATTCTGATAAAGGCTGGGTTCAGCAGTTTCACGTTGGCGCAACCAGAAATAACAATTCCCTGACGCTGAAAAATATCGGAGCAAATACAGGTTTTGATGCAATTGGAGAACAATATTTTGCACAAAGAATGAGCATTCTTTTTGACGAGCTCAATTCCGAAGGTAAGCTTGCAAAAACAATTATTTACAATCTGAATCCGGTTTATAATGAAGTTCTGGCTTCTCTTGCAGGCAATTTCAACGAATCCGGAATCAAGTCGAAAGTACAGTTCGGCGCTGCCTGGTGGTTTCTGGACCAGCTGGATGGGATGCAAAAACAGATGAACACGCTTTCCAATATTGGACTTATCAGCACATTTGTCGGAATGCTAACCGATTCCAGAAGTTTTTTGTCATTCTCGAGACACGAATATTTCAGACGATTGCTTTGTAATATGTTCGGAAACGAGATGGAAAAAGGTCTTATTCCCGATGACGAAAAATGGGTGGGAAAAATCATTCAGGATATCTGCTATTATAATGCGAAAAACTATTTCAATTTTTAA